Below is a window of Naumovozyma castellii chromosome 9, complete genome DNA.
ttcGGTGTTTTAGACAATGGGAATCTCTCTGAAATAATGCAGCAaattgatatatttttacCTATGTAGATTTTGTAGAATAACTTGCTTGTAATctggaaaagaaaaagtatCTGCATGCTGTAGTATACTAACCATTGAAACTTTAAAATTCATGGATAGTCTAAgctaaaataaaaagacaGCGAGAGGTTATTGGAGAGTGTAATATTAATACTTAgtgtaaatatttattaaaaatgcGAATCGAATCTATGAAAGAGAATTAAATGTAATGTTCCTTCATAAACACAAGAAATAAAGTCTCTGTGAAAGGAAGGCATAAACTTCTTAGATACCCAACTTCGTTCTTCTCCAGTTTCTTCTCTTAGCATTATAACGGATCTTGTTATCAGTTCTTAATCTGATCCATTGAGGTAATGGTCTGTTTTGCTTTTGAGCCTTAGCTAGTCTTTGTTTAGTTTTGAAGGATTTCTTGGCCTGTTTTCAtatcatttgataaattgttAGTAAACCTAGATTCAGTAATAGTTCAGGAAGCTCTGAAGGGAAATAAATCTGCATTGACTATCTTTATCAGAGTTCAATGAGATGGTTCTTGGACCCTCACAGCTTAGTTCCATTGTTTCAGGATGCGTACATACAGCCATTGTAGCGATATCGAGATTCTTGCTTTGCTAAGAAACTTCAAAAAGTAgcttgaataatttcagTTTGTTTTAACAGTTTATGTTTGtcatttcaaataaaaaagtGCGGACTGTGCAACACCCACACATGCAACCCAACACCGCACCTGAGAACAACTATAAAATGgatttcattttctttccaaaaCACAACTCAAAGCGCTCTTCCGCCTAAGAAATCTTGCCCGTCCTTCTAACCCAGACGGACAGACTCACACCAATAGACGGACGGAAACCTGAGGGCGGCAGGATTCCATAGTATCGCTGCCTGCAGTTGAATCGCTACAATGTATGTAGATGAAATAAGTGAAATTTAtagatattaatgaattcttgTCTCAAGGGGGAAGATAAGTCGAACCAAGAAATAAAGCCAAAATGACCAGAACTTCCGTCCTAGCTGATGCTTTGAACTCCATCAACAACGCTGAAAAGACCGGTAAGCGTCAAGTCTTGATTAGACCATCTTCCAAGGTCATCATCAAGTTCTTGCAAGTTATGCAAAAGCACGGTTACATTGGTGAATTCGAATACATCGATGACCACAGATCCGGTAAGATCGTCGTCCAATTGAACGGTAGATTGAACAAGTGTGGTGTTATCTCCCCAAGATTCAACGTTAAGATTGGTGACATTGAAAAGTGGACTGAAAACTTATTGCCAGCCAGACAATTCGGTTACGTTATCTTGACCACCTCTGCTGGTATTATGGACCACGAAGAAGCCAGAAGAAAGCACGTTTCTGGTAAGATCTTAGGTTTCGTCTACTAAGCGAAGTTATACATGCATACAATTCCTTTTATATGTTTAAGATATAATCATCCATTTATGTAATTTCAATTAgtataataacaacaacct
It encodes the following:
- the RPL39 gene encoding 60S ribosomal protein eL39 (ancestral locus Anc_1.148); amino-acid sequence: MAAKKSFKTKQRLAKAQKQNRPLPQWIRLRTDNKIRYNAKRRNWRRTKLGI
- the RPS22A gene encoding 40S ribosomal protein uS8 (ancestral locus Anc_1.147) gives rise to the protein MTRTSVLADALNSINNAEKTGKRQVLIRPSSKVIIKFLQVMQKHGYIGEFEYIDDHRSGKIVVQLNGRLNKCGVISPRFNVKIGDIEKWTENLLPARQFGYVILTTSAGIMDHEEARRKHVSGKILGFVY